The genomic DNA ACGGCGATATGGGAACTTTGCCTGATCCAAAGGGACGGTCATCATCAGATGAATATCGATGAAACGACTGTGACGGCTTTTTTATCGGCATTGAAGAAAAAATATCCCGATTTGAAAATCGTTCCTTTCGGCGAAGTGGGCGAGTCTTTCCGAAAAGAACATCCCGATAACCGGCAACTGCATTATGAATTCGTGCATCAAGGTATTGGGTTCGGGGGCAGTTTGGAAAATGTCCGCCTGTATTGGTACATGAATAAATATTTCCGCCTTTGCATTCGGGAGGATATTCAACGGGGCACGAAAAAAGTCATAGACTTTACGGATTATACCAAACAGGCGGCCGAACCCGAAGATTCGGATTATCGCATTGGAAAAATTCAGAGAAATTGGAGCCTGTTAGGGGATATCAATCAAAAAGGTCTGCGGGAGCAGGATAAACCGATCGATTTCGTGCGATTAAGCGAGGCTCAAAAAGAATTGATCGGGCGGGCGGAAAAAGAGTTCGGTTTTACCGTAACCTTTTAATACCTGTACGGGGAAAGCGAAAAACTTTCCCCGTTTTTGTTTTTCGTTGACAGAGAAGATTTATTATATTATAATGAATAAAGCAATAATCGCAGGAAGGAAGATATGGGCGCGTATAAAACCGAACCCGTTTTAAAGGACTATCTTTGGGGCGGGCACAAACTCGAAAAAATGTTCGGCCGCGATAACGGCGGTAAAAAAGTCAGCGAAAGTTGGGAGATCTCCGTGCATAAGGACGGCGAAAGCACCTGCGGCGGCGAAAAACTTTCAAGTATCATCGCCCGCACCGAAAATTTTATCGACAAACGGAATTCTCCTCTTCCCGTTCTCATCAAATATATAGACGCGGCGCAGAATCTTTCCGTACAGGTACACCCGGACGACGCGTATGCGCGCGAACGCGAGGGCGACAACGGCAAGACGGAAATGTGGTATATCCTTTCCGCCGAAGAGGGCGCGGGCATTTACTGCGGCTTTTCGAGAAATATTACCCGCGAAGAATTTCGAATGAAAGTGCGCGAAGGTACGGTAGAGGCCTGCCTCAACTTTATTCCCGTGCGGGCGGGCGATTGCTATCTCATCGAGGCGGGCACCGTGCACGCAATCGGCGCGGGGTGCGTTATCTGCGAGATCCAGCAAAACAGCAACGTCACCTATCGGGTGTACGATTATAACCGCCGCGGCGCGGACGGAAACTTACGCGAACTGCACGTGGAAAAGGCGCTCGACGTCATCGATTTCCGCCCCTTTGCCGACCGCACGGGCTCGACGGCGTTTGGGAACGTTGCGGGCGGCAGAATGCGGCTGTTGACGAGGTGTCCTTATTTTACCTGCCGCGAACTGATTCTGGACGGAACGTTTTCCGCGAAAGACGAAAATTCTTTTACCGCGGTCAATGTACTGGAAGGGCGGGGCACGATCTCGGGTACGGCATTTCGGGCGGGCGACAGTTTTATCGTGCCCTGCGGCGATACGCTTTCTTTGCAGGGAAAAGCAAAAATGATATTGACAAATCAAGCGGAGGAAATATGAAATATTATGCGGGCTTGGATCTTGGCGGCACGTTCGTCAAGGGCGGAATCGTAGACGAAACGGGCGCGATCGTTCGCGCGGATAAGATCCCGACGGGCAAGGACCGCCCGTACGGCGAAATCGCCGCCGACATGGCGGGGCTCGTGCGAAAGATCGCGGCGGACGCGAACGTATCCATGTCCGACGTCGCGGCGGTCGGCATCGGTTCGCCGGGGACAATAGACAGCAAAAACGGCGTCATCTATTACAGCAACAACATTGCCTGGAACAACGTTCCGCTGTGCGCGGAGATCGAAAAAAATCTCGGGATCCGCGCGTTTGTGACCAACGACGCGAACGCGGCGGCGCTGGGCGAAGCCTGGTGCGGCGCGGGGCGCAAATACGGATCCATCGTATTCATCACGCTCGGCACGGGCGTGGGCGGCGGCGTGATCATCGACGGGAAACTCTTTCAGGGATTCCGTTCTGCGGGCGCGGAACTCGGCCACGTGGTCATCCGCATGGGCGGCGCGCAGTGCACCTGCGGGCGCAAGGGCTGTTTCGAGGCGTACGCCTCCGCCACCGCGCTCATCAGGCAGACGCGCGAGGCAATGGAAAAACATCCCGAAAGCAAACTGTGGGATCTATGCGGGGGAGATCTCGAAAAAGTCGAGGGGAAGACCGCGTTCGACGGGCAGGCGCTCGGCGACGAGACTGCAAAGCGCATTGTTTCCCGCTACGTCAAATATCTGGCGGAAGGGCTCGTCAATATCTGCAATGAATTCCGTCCCGAGGCGATCGTGCTCGGCGGCGGCGTGTGCGGCGCGGGCGACGTGCTCCTGAAACCCTTGAAACGGCGCATCAACCGCTATATCTACGGCGGCACGAAATACGCGCCCGTCAAAGTGGTCATCGCGTCTTTGGGCAACGACGCGGGGCTGGTCGGCGCGGTCAAATACGCGATCGACTGCGTTTCGGCGCGGTAAAAAAGAGCCGTCGGGATCCGACGGCTCTTTTGTCTTTGCAAGGTGGTTTTATGTTTCGGGAATGTCTGAAAAATTACGTGCGCTGCGTAAAATATCTGCTCATCGCCATGGGGATCGTCTATCTGTTCTTTATACTCGCCTGCGTCGCTTTGGCGCAGGGCGCGTTTCGCGTCGTCGCGGAACAGGGGAGCGAGGTGTATCGGCAGATCGCGGCGTATCTTACGGAACGCTTTGCGGGCGGACGCACGCTGAGCGTTTACGTCAACGGCGGCTTTTGGCAGGAAACTTTGTCCGATCTGGTCGCCATGGTGCGCGCGGGCGGCGAAACTTCCGCGGCAGAACTGCTGCTTTTATTGGCGGGTTTTGTCTTTCTCGTTGTGCTCGGCGTCAAACTGGCGGAAGGGGCGGGGCACTTTTTTTATAAGCGCGAATTCGGTGACGAGAATACCCGTTACGGACTTTTGAACTGGATCGTCAAACTGCTCATCGGCGTCGCGTTCACGCTGGCTTTTTCCTTTTTCGCGTTATTTTGGAAATACGGCGGATGGGTGGTCATCGCCGTATATCTGCTCGTCAACGCTTCGCAAACGCTGTATTCGACTTGGTTCGTCTATTTTTCCAAAGAGGACCGAAAAAAATTCGGCAGCCCCAAAAACGTATGCAAAGTCGCGCTCATCATGCTCATCTGTTACGCGTTGTTTGCGGCGCTGTTCTTCGTGTTGTACCGTTTTTTATCTCCCGTGCTCGCGTTCGTGGTCGCGGTGCCGCTGTTCGTCTATACCGATCAGGTCATCCTCATTACGACGCTCACGTATTTTCAGAAAACTATTTGAGAATGTGAAAGCAAATGTAGATATCTTTTCCGAAATCGTTGCGCACATGGCAATGAAATCGGGGATAATCGGCGAGGTAAACATCGAACAATTTCAAAACTTGACGAAAGCGGTCTTCGGTCATGTTTGTTTAATACTGAAACAGTTTTCGTCGCGGTCGTATTGTTCTTCGTCGGAAATCGTAAATTGAACAGTCATTGAAAACAAATCCCCTTTGAAATTATTATCTTCGGAAATTATATCACAATTTTCAAAGGCAGTTATGTCAATTTACCGCGACTATATCGTAATTTTGAGTTGTTTTATCGCTGCAACGGGCAAACTTTTTTCTTGTAAGCGTATTTCAGCATGAAAGCCGAGACGATTGCGGTAACAAATTCTACGATCAGGAACGTCCACCAGACGAGATCCGCGGCGTTTGCAGAGAGCGTAAACAAATACGCGACGGGCAGGACGAGAAGGCATAGGCGGAGGAACGAAATGAGCAGGGGAAAGAGCGCATAGCGGAACGCTTGCAAAACGCCCTGTACGGCAACGCTGAACGCCATAAAGATATAGCCGACGCTTGCGATCCGTACGGCGGCGACGACCGTGGATCGAATGGCGTCGCCGCTCGTCGGCTGACTCGCCATACCGAATAGCCGGGCGAGGGGGACGGCAAGGCACTCGAACAGCACGGTGATCGCGGCGGCAACGATGACCGAATCCAAAACGCCGTATTGTATGCAGGCTTTCACCCGCCGCCCGTTCCGCAAACCGTAGTTGAACGACAGGATCGATATGATCGTATTGGAAACGCCGAAAGCGGCGAACAGCGCAAACTGCATGATTTTATAGTAGATCCCGAAACTGCCTTGCAAAAGATCGGCAGTTTCTTTTATTCTGACCGTACCGAGAATTTTCGTCATGCCGAGCATCATCACGGAGAGCAGTCCCTGCATGAGCGCGGCGGATATGCCTATCTTGTAAATGCCTTTGATGATTTCGCCGTTCGGCTTGATCGCTTTGACGCTGTTTTTCAATTCTTTATTGGCGAGATAGTGAAACAGCATTGCGGTGATCAGCGAAACGATCTGTCCGATGATCGTCGCCCACGCCGCGCCTTCGATGCCCATTTTGCATGGGTAGATAAAAACATAATCGAGCACGATATTCGTCACAGCGCCCGAAATTTGCGAGATCGTGGAAAAATGGGTTTTGCCCGTAGCCTGTAAAAAGCGTTCGTAAACGGTAAAGCCTATCGAGCCGAAAGAGAACAGACAGCATATTTTTAAGTAATTTGTCCCCATTCCGGCGGCTTGCGCGTTTCCGCCCGCCTGCATGGAGATAAACCAATCGCACCCGAACAGACCGAAGATCAAAAACGCGGCGTAGATACATATTCCGAGAAAGATCCCGTTGCCTACCGTCCGTGCCGCGCCTTCGCCGTTTTTTTCGCCCAATTGTTTCGATAACAGTGCGTTAATGCCTACGCCCGTGCCGACGCCGACCGCGATAATCAATAATTGAATGGGAAAGGCATAAGTCAGCGCAAGATTGCCTGCGATCCCGTCTTCGCCCATATTTATGACAAATGCAGTATCGACGATATTATAGACTGACTGCAATATCATAGAAACGATCATGGGCAAACCCATTTTCCATATCAGTTTGTGCATAGACGAAGTTTCCATTTTGTTTTGATTCGTTCGTTCCATATTTTTACCGCCTTATAAAAAAACGTGCGTAAATCCTAAGCCGGATTTACGCACGTTACGTACTACTCACTTGACTGACAGTATAGCATTTTTTACGAAAAAAAGCAAACGATTTTTTGACTTTGTAGTATACAAAACATTTGACAACATAAAATAACGATGTTATAATAACAATGTTATTTAATAAAGGAGTTTTTTGTGTGCGTAGGAAAAACGAAATTGCCGTAGATAAAATATTGGATTGCGCAAAAGAAGAATTTATGGAAAAAGGCTTCGAGGGCGCGTCTATGCGGACGATCGCAGAACGGGCGGGGTATACGACGGGCATGTTATACGCGCGGTTTGCGGATAAAAGCCAACTGTTTAAAGAACTCGTTGACGATGCCGCGGAGAAACTCTTCCGGTATTTTTCCGATTCGGAAAACGCTTTTGCGGATCTGCCGCCCGAACAGCAACTTTCTGAAATGCACACGTACGTCGAGGGGAAAGTAGACGAAATGATAGATATCATATACGATCGTTTCGACGCATTCAAACTTATAGTATGTAAGAGCGCGGGGAGCGGCTACGAATATTATATCGATAAAATGATAGATGTGGAAACGGCGAATACCTTGCGGTTTATTGACGCGCTGAACAGCGCGGGCATTCGGATCAACGATGTCCGCGCAGACCTGAGCCATATGCTGTCAAGCGCTATGTTTAACGGAATATTCGAAGTGGTCGCCCACGATTTGCCGCGGGAAGAAGCGAGAGGGTATATCAAACAGGTACAGGACTTTTTCAATGCGGGTTGGGATAACCTGCTCGGGTTGCCGTCGGATTGGCAGAAGTCGCTCAAACGGCGTTAGATGAGAGATGGAAAGATCTCTTTTTTAACGGGCTTATGTTAGTCATTGCTAACTATATAAAACGGTCAAAAAATGCAAGGAGGCAATACATAAATGAAAAAGAAAAATGGAAACTTGTCGGAACTTATGCGGTTTGCGGGCAGGCATAAGTATCTGACTTATTCGTCGTGGGTGCTTTCGGTCGTAAGCGCGGCGCTTGCGCTCGTGCCGTTCGTCTATATTTTCTTTATCATAAAAGAAGCGATAGAAGTCGCGCCCGATTTTTCGCAGGCGACGAATATCGCGACCAACGGTTGGATGGCGGTCGTTTTTGCGCTCGCGTCTATAGTGGTGTATGTGGGAGCGTTGATGTGTTCGCATCTGTCGGCGTTCCGAATTGCGGGCAATGTGCGTAAAACCACCATGAAACATATTTCCGAACTTCCGCTCGGATTTATCGGCGAAGCGGGCAGCGGGAAAGTGCGTCGTATCGTAAACGATTCGAGCGCTGCGACCGAAACGTATCTTGCGCATCAACTGCCCGATATGGCGGGAGCGATCGCAACGCCGCTCGGAATGATGGTCATGTTATTCCTGTTCGATTGGCGATTCGGTCTGATCTGCCTGTTGCCCGTTATCTTGGGCTTTGCGGCTATGTGGAAAATGGCGGGCCCGAAAATGGCACAGGATATGAAAGACTATAACAACGCCCTGGAGGATATGAACAATCAGGCGGTGGAATATGTGCGCGGCATTCCCGTCGTAAAGACGTTCGGGCAGACGGTGCGCTCGTTCAAAAAGTTTCAAGGCTCGATCGACAATTATTATAAATTTGCGACGGGGTATTGTAAAAAGTGCCGTCGGCCGATGATACTTTTTACGATGTTTATCAACAGCGCGTTTGCCTTTCTGATCGCGCTCGCGCTGATCCTTGCGGGCGGACGGGCGATCGCGCAAAATACGCTTCTGAACTTTTTGTTTTACGTCATATTTACGCCTATATTGACCACGGCGCTCATGAAAGTTTTATACATGAGCGAAAACGGAATGGTAGTATCGGACGCGCTCGCGCGTATTCATTCCATACTCGACATGAAACCTTTGCCCGAAACGAAAGACGGAGAAACGCCCGACGATAACTCGGTAGAGTTCGAAAACGTATCTTTCCGTTACAGGAATACCGAAAAGGATGCGCTTTCGAACGTATCTTTCAAAGTGAACGCAGGTCAAACGGTGGCGTTCGTCGGTCCGAGCGGCGGCGGAAAAACGACCGTCGCGGGGCTGATCTCACGCTTTTGGGACGTGCGCGAGGGAACGGTAAAGATCGGCGGCGTGAACGTGAAGAATATCCGCCATAACGATCTGATGGATAACGTAGCGTATGTGTTTCAGGACAGCAGACTTCTGAAAACGTCGATATTTGATAACGTGCGGTTATCGAAACCGCACGCAAGCGAAATCGAAGTATTGAACGCGCTGCATAAGGCGCAATGCGACGATATCGTCGCAAAATTACCCGAAGGCATCCATACGAAGATCGGAACGAAAGGCGTATATTTGTCGGGCGGCGAACAGCAGAGGATAGCGATCGCCCGCGTTATACTCAAAGACGCGCCGATCGTCGTATTGGACGAGGCGACGGCGTTTGCCGATCCCGAAAACGAGGTGCTTGTGCAAAGAGCGTTTGCGGAACTGTCCAAAGACAAGACGGTCATTATGATCGCGCACAGGCTGACCACGGTCAGAAACGCGGATAAGATATACGTTTTGAAAGACGGCAGGATCGAGGACGCGGGAACGCACGAAGAACTCGTAAAGAGCGGATCGCTGTATGCGAAAATGTGGAAAGACTATCAGACTTCTATCAGTTGGAAAGTGGGAGGTGCAAAATGATAAAGCGTATCATGAAAAAATTCGCGCTCTCGGAGCGCGGCGCGAAAGGTTTTCTTTGGGCGGTGATCGCCTGCACGGCAGAAGGGCTTGCGCTGATGATCCCCGTATCGCTTCTATATTATCTGACGGACGATCTGCTCAAAGGAGCGGTACCGTCATCGCATTATTATCTTTACGGCTTCGGGATCGCCGCGGCTCTTGCACTGATCATCCTGACCAACTTCTGGAAATATAACGCAACTTATTTTTCAACGTACCGCGAATCGGGAATCAAGCGTGTGCGGCTTGCCGAAAAATTACGGAAACTTCCGCTTTCGTTTTTCGGTAAAAAAGATTTGGCGGATTTGACGAATACGATCATGGGCGACGTTCAGGTGACGGAACAGATGATGTCGCATTACGTTCCGCAGTTTTACGGCTCGGTCATCACGGTTTGCATCGTAAGCATCGGAATATTCGTATTCGACTGGCGTATGGCTCTCGCCGCATTGTGGGTGTTCCCCGTATCGCTCGTCATCGTAGGCTTTTCCAAAAAAGCGCAGAACTATTTTACGCGCAAACAAAATCTGGCAAGCGTGGCGGTGCAGGACGGTATTCAGGAAAATCTCGATACGCTGCGCGACTTGAAGAGCAATAATGCCGAAAAGAAATATCTGGAAGGATTGAATCAGAAGATCCGCAACATGGAAAGCCGTCAGATCAAAAGCGAACTCGGAAGCGCGATGTTCGTCGTTCCCGCGCAGATGATACTCAAACTCGGGATCGCGACCGTTGCGCTCGTCGGCGGTATGTTGCTTGTAAACGGTACGCTTTCGCTCATCACTTTCTTTATGTTTTTGCTCGTGGTATCCCGCGTGTACGAGCCGCTGTCGGGAGCGATGCAAAATCTTGCGGCAATGAACAGTTTGCAGGTCAACATAGACAGGATGAACGAAATAGAAAACTACGAAGAGCAGGGCGGCGAAAGAACGTTTTGTCCCAAAGGCTACGATATCGAGTTTAAAAACGTCGGTTTTGCGTATAACACGGGCGAAACGGTGCTGGACGGCGTATCGTTTACCGCAAAGCAGGGCGGAGTCACCGCGCTGATCGGAGAGAGCGGCGGCGGTAAATCGACCGCGGCGAAACTCGCGGCGCGATTCTGGGACGTAGACCGCGGCAAGATAACCGTAGGCGGCGTGGATATAAAAACGGTGGAACCGGAAGAACTGTTGAAAGCCTATTCGATCGTATTCCAGGACGTAACGCTGTTCAATAATTCTGTAATGGAAAATATTCGTATCGGCAGGAACGGCGCGACCGACGAGGAGGTGCTGCGCGTAGCGCGCGAAGCGCAATGCGACGAATTTGTAAACAAACTGCCCGACGGTTACGCTACGGTGATCGGCGAAAACGGCTCCATGCTTTCGGGCGGCGAACGGCAGAGGATATCCATAGCGCGCGCTATGCTGAAAGATGCGCCGATCGTGATAATGGACGAAGCCACCGCGTCGCTCGATGCGGAAAACGAATCGGAAGTACAACGCGCTCTCTCGGCGCTTATCGCGAATAAAACCGTTCTGATCATAGCGCACCGTATGAGAACGGTGGACGGAGCGGAAAAAATCGTCGTACTGCAGGGCGGCAAGGTGGCGGAACAAGGTACGCCGCAAGAATTGAAGAAAAAGAACGGAATTTATGCGAGAATGCTTGCGTTGCAGTCGGAAAGATCGTAAATGCACAAAAATATAACGGGCGGAATCGTCCGCCCGTAGGTTCTCGAAAATATTCGTTATCGCAATTTTCGTCGTGATCGGTCTGCTTTTGCGCGTGGGCGAAAACAGACGGTATGGCTCGCTATACTCGGCTCGTTTGCGGCAGGGTTGGGCGCGATAAGCAATATCATCCTAAATCGAACGAATTTAACGTAACAAATTATTTCTACGATTTTGTTTCCCTTTTTTTATTTCAACGAAATAGAAAAGCGTCATAATTACGGTAACTATCATTGCAATGAAATCGGCAACGGGCGCGGCGATCAAAATACCTTCGATCCCGAAAAAAACGGGCAGCGTGCATATGAGCGGAATAAAGCAGATAATATCCCTTATCAATGACGTTAAAACTGCGAATACGGGTTTTCCGACTGCCTGGAAGAAGATGGACGACATTTTGATAATGCAGGTAAACGTTACGAGAGCGAGAAATATGCGGAATGTTTTTTCGGAAAATTCCCAATAATCGTCGGGGTTCGGTATATTTGTAGGTTTGCCGAACATGCCGACGACCGCATCGGGGACGATCTCGAACAATAATGTCGCGATCACGCCTACGCAGACTGTGCAGAGTAAGATGGAACGATACAGTTTCTTCACTCTGTCAAAGTTTTTCGCCCCGATATTATATCCGATAATGGGTTGGCAGCCGAGAACGATGCCCACGACGATATTGATCACAACGGTAAAAACTTTGCTTTCGATTCCGATAACGGCAATCGGAATATCAACGCCGTATTTCGACGTCGCTCCGTATTTCGCAAGCATCATATTGCAAACTAACGAAATGACAACGATTGTCATTTGCGTAATCAGCGATGATATGCCGAGTTTAAATGCTTCGCCATATATTTTTAAACGGGGAACAAAACTTCTGATTGTCAATTTGAAAGTTTTTGTGCGGAACAGATAAGCGATGCTGATGACAAACGAAACGATCTGGCCGATTGCCGTTGCCCAGGCCGCGCCGGCCATGCCCCATTTACAGGCAAATATGAAAACAGGGTCGAGGATGATATTTATGATCGCGCCCGCAAGCATCGAGAACATCGACCACGATGGACTGCCGTCGGCGCGGACAACTGCGTTGATCATATTCGACAGCATATAAACGGGGAAAAAACCGAGAATAATATTAAAATATTCGATCGCATAGCCTATTGTATTTTCCGACGCACCGAACAAAGACAGAACCTGCGTTTTCAAAGGATAAAATACGGCCGGTAAAAAGACGCTCAGAATGCATGTAAGCGTCATACCGGTGCCGACGCATATGTGGATTTTATCCGTATCTCCTTTGCCTTGATGTATATTGATATATGCGGCTGAACCGTCGCCAAAATACCAGGCGACTCCTTGCGCTATAATAAAGATAGGGAATACAACGCCGGTTGCCGCGTTACCGAGCGTAGAAAGTTCGCTGTTACCGATAAAAATCTGGTCAACGATATTATAAAGTGCGCTGATCAGCAGTGACAGAACGCACGGAATACAGAATTTCAGCATTAACTTTGAGATTTTTTCTTTGCCCAGAAATTCCGTGCTTTGAGAGTAAGACATACATAGAACCTCCAACCGAATTTCCGTCTTTGTCAGAGAAAAGAGCGTCTGAAATCTGCGAAGAACAAAAAAATAAGCGTAGAATTTCCTGCTGAAATTCTACGCTTGCATTTGCTGTCCAACATCGAAAGTTTATCAAAAATTTCTATTTTTGTCAAGTATAAGCAGCCATTTTATTAAGGCGCATCCCAATGAAAAGAACCTAAGCCGAATATTCGACTTAGGTTCTTTTTGGCGCAGAAGGCGGGATTTGAACCCGCGCTACGGTTTCCCGTACTACTCCCTTAGCAGGGGAGCCCCTTGAGCCGCTTGGGTACTTCTGCATTGCGCTAAAATATAATACCATAATTTCAAAAGTTTGTCAAAGTTTATTTTTGTTTTTTCTCAAAAAAGTTTTTCTTTTCGCGGGAAATTTTTCAAGACCTATTGCAAGGTTTCCGTTTTTATGGTAGAATAATAGAATAAAGGCGGTAATGATTATGAATATTTGGCACGATATCGACGAAACAAGGATCACAAAAGAGGATTTCATGTGTTACATCGAGATCCAGAAAGGCTCGAAGAGCAAGTACGAACTGGACAAGGAAACGGGCGTTTTGCGTCTCGACCGCATTCTGTATACTTCCACGGTATATCCCGCAAGTTACGGCTTTATCCCGCGCACGCTCGCGGACGACGACGATCCGCTGGACGTGCTCGTTCTGTGCAGCGAACCCATTCTTCCCGCGACGCTCGTGCGCTGTTATCCCATCGGCGTCATCAACATGATCGACGACGGGAAAATGGACGAAAAGATCATCGCGATCCCGTTTACGGAACCCACATATAATATGTACCGCGACATTTCCGCGCTGCCCAAACATATTTTCGACGAGATGATGCACTTTTTCGAAGTGTACAAAGTGCTCGAACATAAAAAGACCTCCGTCAAAGAGATCATGGGGCGCGAGAATGCCATCGCCATCATCGAAAAGAGCATCGAAAATTATAAGCGTTTCATCGGGAACGGGGACAGGGCGGAATGAAAAAACTGCTCGTCGTAGTGGATATGCAGAACGACTTTATCGGCGGGCCGCTCGGAACGAAAGAGGCGGAGGCGGTCGTGCCCGCGGTGGCGGCGCGCATCAAACGGGCGAAAGCGGACGGCGATGAAATTTTATTTACGCGCGACACGCACGGCGACGATTATCCTGCGAGCGCGGAGGGGAAAAAACTTCCCGTCGCGCACTGCTTACGTGGCACGTACGGCTGGCAGATCGACGGGCGGCTTGATGCGGCGGGCGCGAAAATTTTAGACAAACCCGCGTTCGGCAGCGTAGCGCTAGGCGAATACGTCCGAAGCGGCGGGTACGGCGAGATCGAACTCGTCGGCGTATGCACGGATATCTGCGTCATTTCCAACGCCCTTCTCGTCAAGGCGTTTTCCCCCGAAACGAGGGTGGCCGTGCGCAGAGATTGCTGCGCGGGCGTTACGCCCGAGAGCCATGAAAACGCGCTTCGCGCCATGGCGGTCTGTCAGATAGAAATAATTTGAAAAGCTTGCGGCGGATTGAAAAATCCGCCGCTTTTTTCATTGACTTTTCTTTGAGAAAGTCGTATCATTTTGAACGATTGTGTAAGAAGGAGAGTTTATGAATTTTACGATTTTTTGGGATTTGGCGGTCATATTGCTTGCCACCAAATTATTGGGTATGCTGATGCGCAAGTTGGGCTTGCCGCAGGTGGTCGGCGCGGTCATCGCGGGGCTTTTGATCGGTCCCGCCATCTGGGGCAGATTCGGCTGGGCGCCCGTCAATCCGACGGAGAGCGAGGCGCAGTTTCTGGACGGGATCGCGGAGATCGGCGTAGTG from Candidatus Borkfalkia ceftriaxoniphila includes the following:
- a CDS encoding ABC transporter ATP-binding protein; amino-acid sequence: MIKRIMKKFALSERGAKGFLWAVIACTAEGLALMIPVSLLYYLTDDLLKGAVPSSHYYLYGFGIAAALALIILTNFWKYNATYFSTYRESGIKRVRLAEKLRKLPLSFFGKKDLADLTNTIMGDVQVTEQMMSHYVPQFYGSVITVCIVSIGIFVFDWRMALAALWVFPVSLVIVGFSKKAQNYFTRKQNLASVAVQDGIQENLDTLRDLKSNNAEKKYLEGLNQKIRNMESRQIKSELGSAMFVVPAQMILKLGIATVALVGGMLLVNGTLSLITFFMFLLVVSRVYEPLSGAMQNLAAMNSLQVNIDRMNEIENYEEQGGERTFCPKGYDIEFKNVGFAYNTGETVLDGVSFTAKQGGVTALIGESGGGKSTAAKLAARFWDVDRGKITVGGVDIKTVEPEELLKAYSIVFQDVTLFNNSVMENIRIGRNGATDEEVLRVAREAQCDEFVNKLPDGYATVIGENGSMLSGGERQRISIARAMLKDAPIVIMDEATASLDAENESEVQRALSALIANKTVLIIAHRMRTVDGAEKIVVLQGGKVAEQGTPQELKKKNGIYARMLALQSERS
- a CDS encoding TetR/AcrR family transcriptional regulator; the protein is MRRKNEIAVDKILDCAKEEFMEKGFEGASMRTIAERAGYTTGMLYARFADKSQLFKELVDDAAEKLFRYFSDSENAFADLPPEQQLSEMHTYVEGKVDEMIDIIYDRFDAFKLIVCKSAGSGYEYYIDKMIDVETANTLRFIDALNSAGIRINDVRADLSHMLSSAMFNGIFEVVAHDLPREEARGYIKQVQDFFNAGWDNLLGLPSDWQKSLKRR
- a CDS encoding MATE family efflux transporter, whose translation is MERTNQNKMETSSMHKLIWKMGLPMIVSMILQSVYNIVDTAFVINMGEDGIAGNLALTYAFPIQLLIIAVGVGTGVGINALLSKQLGEKNGEGAARTVGNGIFLGICIYAAFLIFGLFGCDWFISMQAGGNAQAAGMGTNYLKICCLFSFGSIGFTVYERFLQATGKTHFSTISQISGAVTNIVLDYVFIYPCKMGIEGAAWATIIGQIVSLITAMLFHYLANKELKNSVKAIKPNGEIIKGIYKIGISAALMQGLLSVMMLGMTKILGTVRIKETADLLQGSFGIYYKIMQFALFAAFGVSNTIISILSFNYGLRNGRRVKACIQYGVLDSVIVAAAITVLFECLAVPLARLFGMASQPTSGDAIRSTVVAAVRIASVGYIFMAFSVAVQGVLQAFRYALFPLLISFLRLCLLVLPVAYLFTLSANAADLVWWTFLIVEFVTAIVSAFMLKYAYKKKVCPLQR
- a CDS encoding type I phosphomannose isomerase catalytic subunit; the encoded protein is MGAYKTEPVLKDYLWGGHKLEKMFGRDNGGKKVSESWEISVHKDGESTCGGEKLSSIIARTENFIDKRNSPLPVLIKYIDAAQNLSVQVHPDDAYAREREGDNGKTEMWYILSAEEGAGIYCGFSRNITREEFRMKVREGTVEACLNFIPVRAGDCYLIEAGTVHAIGAGCVICEIQQNSNVTYRVYDYNRRGADGNLRELHVEKALDVIDFRPFADRTGSTAFGNVAGGRMRLLTRCPYFTCRELILDGTFSAKDENSFTAVNVLEGRGTISGTAFRAGDSFIVPCGDTLSLQGKAKMILTNQAEEI
- a CDS encoding ABC transporter ATP-binding protein, which encodes MKKKNGNLSELMRFAGRHKYLTYSSWVLSVVSAALALVPFVYIFFIIKEAIEVAPDFSQATNIATNGWMAVVFALASIVVYVGALMCSHLSAFRIAGNVRKTTMKHISELPLGFIGEAGSGKVRRIVNDSSAATETYLAHQLPDMAGAIATPLGMMVMLFLFDWRFGLICLLPVILGFAAMWKMAGPKMAQDMKDYNNALEDMNNQAVEYVRGIPVVKTFGQTVRSFKKFQGSIDNYYKFATGYCKKCRRPMILFTMFINSAFAFLIALALILAGGRAIAQNTLLNFLFYVIFTPILTTALMKVLYMSENGMVVSDALARIHSILDMKPLPETKDGETPDDNSVEFENVSFRYRNTEKDALSNVSFKVNAGQTVAFVGPSGGGKTTVAGLISRFWDVREGTVKIGGVNVKNIRHNDLMDNVAYVFQDSRLLKTSIFDNVRLSKPHASEIEVLNALHKAQCDDIVAKLPEGIHTKIGTKGVYLSGGEQQRIAIARVILKDAPIVVLDEATAFADPENEVLVQRAFAELSKDKTVIMIAHRLTTVRNADKIYVLKDGRIEDAGTHEELVKSGSLYAKMWKDYQTSISWKVGGAK
- a CDS encoding ROK family protein, encoding MKYYAGLDLGGTFVKGGIVDETGAIVRADKIPTGKDRPYGEIAADMAGLVRKIAADANVSMSDVAAVGIGSPGTIDSKNGVIYYSNNIAWNNVPLCAEIEKNLGIRAFVTNDANAAALGEAWCGAGRKYGSIVFITLGTGVGGGVIIDGKLFQGFRSAGAELGHVVIRMGGAQCTCGRKGCFEAYASATALIRQTREAMEKHPESKLWDLCGGDLEKVEGKTAFDGQALGDETAKRIVSRYVKYLAEGLVNICNEFRPEAIVLGGGVCGAGDVLLKPLKRRINRYIYGGTKYAPVKVVIASLGNDAGLVGAVKYAIDCVSAR